In Candidatus Methylomirabilota bacterium, one DNA window encodes the following:
- a CDS encoding Uma2 family endonuclease, with protein sequence MKQAERPGLHRWSRHEYGQLIDHGLLDEDDSVELLDGLLLVKEPQHSPRRTAVLLTAKALERGFGEGWFVQTQSPIILDDRSEPEPDVCVVRGSPRDYAAAHPTRPALIVEVAQSGLPLARGRKAAAYARAGIADYWILNLSDRVLEVYREPARPGPARRNWGYLAIETLGADATVTPLAALAAAISVADLLP encoded by the coding sequence ATGAAGCAAGCGGAGCGTCCCGGTCTGCATCGGTGGTCCCGCCACGAGTACGGGCAATTGATCGATCACGGCCTCCTCGACGAGGACGACTCGGTCGAGCTGCTCGACGGCTTGCTGCTCGTCAAGGAGCCCCAGCACAGCCCGCGCCGGACGGCGGTCCTTCTGACCGCGAAGGCGCTGGAGCGCGGATTTGGAGAGGGCTGGTTCGTTCAGACTCAGAGTCCGATCATTCTCGACGACCGGTCCGAGCCCGAGCCGGATGTCTGCGTCGTTCGGGGCTCGCCGCGCGACTACGCCGCCGCGCATCCGACTCGCCCGGCGCTCATCGTCGAGGTCGCGCAGTCGGGCTTGCCCCTCGCCCGCGGCCGAAAAGCCGCGGCATATGCCCGCGCGGGAATCGCGGACTACTGGATACTCAATCTCAGCGACCGGGTCCTGGAAGTCTATCGCGAGCCGGCGCGCCCTGGCCCGGCACGGCGGAACTGGGGCTACTTGGCGATCGAAACGCTGGGCGCCGACGCCACCGTCACGCCGCTCGCCGCGCTGGCGGCGGCCATCAGCGTCGCCGATCTCCTGCCGTAA
- a CDS encoding type II toxin-antitoxin system prevent-host-death family antitoxin, translating to MRTVGVREALQNLSALLDEVRKGREVLITERGRPVARLVPPDRARGKGVPNLAAFRRKMPVFDPPLSTTVADDRADRR from the coding sequence ATGCGCACCGTTGGAGTCCGCGAGGCCCTCCAGAACCTCTCGGCGCTTCTGGACGAGGTCCGGAAGGGGCGCGAGGTCCTCATCACGGAGCGGGGGCGTCCCGTGGCGAGGCTTGTGCCACCCGATCGCGCGCGCGGCAAGGGCGTTCCGAACCTCGCCGCGTTCCGCCGGAAGATGCCGGTCTTCGATCCTCCGCTCTCCACGACCGTTGCCGACGACCGCGCTGATCGTCGCTAG
- a CDS encoding HNH endonuclease signature motif containing protein encodes MLHHRDRGCRFPGCGVSNGQGHHLRHWAQGGSTTLSNLALLCRRHHRAVHEEGYQVARGPDGTLRFRRPDGRPLPEVPPPAAVPGDPVRALRACQDSQGLRLKARTGCAGWLGERLNLGWAIDVLHRRAATTVLTAGPPSTLK; translated from the coding sequence GTGCTCCACCATCGGGACCGCGGCTGCCGTTTCCCCGGCTGCGGCGTGAGCAATGGCCAGGGGCATCATCTCCGCCACTGGGCGCAAGGTGGCTCGACGACGCTCTCGAACCTCGCGCTCCTCTGCCGCCGGCATCACCGGGCGGTGCACGAGGAGGGCTACCAGGTCGCTCGCGGTCCCGACGGGACTCTTCGATTCCGGCGGCCGGACGGCCGCCCGCTGCCTGAGGTGCCGCCGCCTGCTGCCGTGCCCGGTGATCCCGTCAGGGCTCTCCGGGCGTGTCAGGACTCGCAGGGCCTTCGTCTCAAAGCGCGGACGGGGTGTGCTGGCTGGCTCGGGGAACGCCTGAATCTGGGTTGGGCGATCGACGTCCTGCACCGACGGGCCGCAACAACCGTCCTGACGGCCGGGCCACCGTCAACCCTTAAGTAG
- a CDS encoding DHA2 family efflux MFS transporter permease subunit, with the protein MSDAPLGSEHKWAITFSVMLVTVMQVLDTSITNVALPHMQGSFSASIDEMSWVITSYLAANAVVIPASGWLTAVFGRRRFFLICTVTFTASSFLSGIAPNLEFLILMRILQGLGGGPIVPMAQAVMWEIFPLEERGTAMAVWGTGIMLAPILGPTVGGLIVDNWSWRWIFYINLPIGILAFMMVSAFLFDAPFHRRPRRVDVAGIVLMVVGFGCLQLVLDLGERNDWFDSTLVLMCAVLAACMLAGFVVRELMAAEPILDLTVFGDRNFGLGTLAIFLVGLGFNSSMLLLALYTQTILGYDAWTAGLTLAPGGLGTMIALMISGRLVSRMDQRLMLAGGCTLAVVSLFFMTRVTPTIDFWNLAWPRFVQGFSQGFIFVPLQALTLATIPTERLGNSTAAYNVARNIGGSMGVALVTTLLARRSQVHQATLTSHVDQWSFETAARLRTWTDHFVNHGADTFTANRQAMAMLYRETVTQAHILSYADDFWLLLAVYSSVLLLIPFMRRIRSGQGARGRRGAEEGESGARDPGLPAPAD; encoded by the coding sequence GTGAGCGACGCGCCCCTCGGCTCCGAGCACAAGTGGGCCATCACCTTCTCCGTGATGCTCGTCACGGTCATGCAGGTGCTCGACACCAGCATCACCAACGTCGCGCTCCCCCACATGCAGGGGTCATTCTCCGCCAGCATCGATGAGATGTCGTGGGTCATCACCTCGTACCTGGCCGCCAACGCGGTGGTGATCCCGGCCAGCGGTTGGCTGACGGCTGTTTTCGGTCGGCGTCGATTCTTTCTCATCTGCACGGTCACCTTCACCGCCAGCTCGTTCCTCTCCGGCATCGCGCCCAATCTCGAGTTCCTCATTCTCATGCGCATCTTGCAGGGTCTCGGCGGCGGACCCATCGTCCCCATGGCCCAGGCCGTGATGTGGGAGATCTTCCCGCTCGAGGAGCGGGGCACCGCCATGGCGGTGTGGGGCACCGGCATCATGCTGGCGCCCATCCTCGGCCCGACGGTGGGCGGCCTCATCGTGGACAACTGGTCGTGGCGCTGGATCTTCTACATCAACCTGCCCATCGGCATCCTCGCCTTCATGATGGTCAGCGCGTTCCTGTTCGACGCGCCGTTTCACCGCCGGCCGCGCCGCGTCGACGTGGCCGGCATCGTCCTCATGGTCGTGGGTTTTGGCTGCCTCCAACTCGTCCTCGACCTCGGTGAGCGGAACGACTGGTTCGACTCCACGCTGGTCCTGATGTGCGCGGTGCTCGCCGCGTGCATGCTGGCCGGCTTCGTGGTCCGGGAGCTCATGGCCGCCGAGCCCATCTTGGACCTCACCGTCTTCGGGGACCGCAACTTCGGCCTCGGCACGCTGGCCATCTTCCTGGTGGGTCTGGGATTCAACTCGAGCATGCTCCTCCTGGCGCTCTACACGCAGACGATCCTCGGGTATGACGCGTGGACGGCGGGGCTCACCCTGGCCCCGGGTGGGCTCGGCACCATGATCGCGCTCATGATCTCGGGACGCCTCGTGTCGCGCATGGACCAGCGCCTCATGCTGGCCGGGGGCTGCACGCTGGCCGTGGTGTCTCTCTTCTTCATGACCCGCGTTACTCCCACCATCGATTTCTGGAACCTCGCCTGGCCGCGCTTCGTCCAGGGGTTTTCCCAGGGCTTCATCTTCGTGCCGCTCCAGGCCCTGACCCTCGCCACCATCCCGACGGAGCGGCTGGGCAATTCGACGGCCGCCTACAATGTCGCCCGCAATATCGGCGGAAGCATGGGTGTTGCGCTGGTGACGACGCTCCTGGCGCGACGGAGCCAGGTCCACCAGGCCACGCTGACGAGCCACGTCGACCAGTGGAGCTTCGAGACGGCGGCGCGGCTACGCACGTGGACCGACCACTTCGTGAACCATGGCGCCGACACGTTCACCGCCAATCGGCAGGCCATGGCCATGCTGTACCGCGAGACGGTGACGCAAGCGCACATCCTGTCGTATGCCGATGACTTCTGGCTTCTCCTCGCCGTCTACTCCTCCGTCCTGCTCCTGATCCCCTTCATGCGGCGGATTCGCTCCGGCCAGGGGGCGCGAGGTCGGCGCGGCGCGGAGGAGGGCGAATCGGGCGCGCGCGACCCCGGACTACCCGCCCCGGCCGACTGA
- a CDS encoding DUF1345 domain-containing protein, which yields MRGLVGWDIGIGLYVVLAIEMMARADVHQIRRRAAAQDEGAIVILVLTVATALASLLAIVALLGTSAVGAAQRQSIDLVLAIITIGLSWALIHTMFALHYAHEFYDQSGVPGLAFPGGEKEPDYWDFVYFALVIGMTAQVADVGITTKKIRRTVAAHGVVSFFFNVALLALTVNIAASAM from the coding sequence ATGCGTGGCCTGGTCGGCTGGGACATCGGCATCGGGCTCTACGTAGTACTCGCCATCGAGATGATGGCGCGGGCCGATGTGCACCAGATTCGCCGCCGCGCCGCGGCCCAGGACGAGGGAGCGATCGTCATCCTGGTCCTGACTGTCGCCACGGCGCTGGCGAGCCTCCTTGCCATAGTCGCGTTGCTCGGTACATCCGCGGTCGGTGCGGCACAGCGGCAGTCGATAGATCTCGTCCTCGCGATCATCACGATTGGGCTGTCTTGGGCTCTCATCCACACGATGTTCGCGCTGCACTATGCCCACGAGTTTTATGATCAGAGCGGTGTCCCTGGGCTGGCGTTCCCCGGGGGTGAGAAAGAGCCGGACTACTGGGACTTCGTCTACTTCGCGTTGGTCATAGGTATGACCGCCCAAGTCGCGGACGTGGGCATCACGACCAAGAAGATCCGCCGGACCGTCGCCGCTCACGGTGTCGTATCTTTCTTTTTCAACGTCGCGCTCCTCGCCCTTACGGTGAACATCGCCGCCAGTGCGATGTGA
- a CDS encoding sugar ABC transporter permease translates to MSKILEASRAGALSAPAHRPFRLGAFMERESVFSWLMLTPPLLFLLAFLGYPFIYGVYLSFFHKEVARAASFVGFGNFVKLYNDPIFWQAVRNTIIFTGVATIFKASGGLAMALVMNQSFKMKSVTRAALLLPFIVPTVLSTVAWQWILDPGMGLFNRLLVVSGLATTGPSWLGNPTMAMISIIMVNTWRGLPFFGISILAGLQTIPVDLHESATIDGAGTWGRFRYVTLPSLMPVILIVTVFSIVITFFDFQLVYVLTGGGPANSTHLMATYAYSLSMGAGQMGLGSAVALSMVPVLGLLLVALTLFVRKD, encoded by the coding sequence TTGAGCAAGATCCTCGAGGCCTCGCGGGCGGGCGCCCTGTCGGCGCCCGCCCACCGGCCGTTCCGGCTCGGCGCGTTCATGGAGCGCGAGTCCGTGTTCTCCTGGCTCATGCTCACGCCGCCCCTGCTGTTCCTGCTGGCCTTCCTCGGCTACCCGTTCATCTACGGCGTGTACCTGAGCTTCTTCCACAAGGAGGTGGCCCGCGCCGCCTCGTTCGTGGGCTTCGGCAATTTCGTCAAACTTTATAACGACCCGATCTTCTGGCAGGCGGTCAGAAACACGATCATCTTCACCGGGGTCGCGACAATTTTCAAGGCCTCCGGCGGGCTCGCCATGGCGCTCGTGATGAACCAGAGCTTCAAGATGAAGTCCGTCACGCGCGCCGCGCTGCTCCTCCCGTTCATCGTGCCCACGGTGCTCAGCACCGTGGCGTGGCAGTGGATCCTCGACCCCGGCATGGGCCTCTTCAACCGCCTGCTGGTGGTGAGCGGGCTCGCGACGACGGGGCCCTCCTGGCTCGGCAACCCGACCATGGCCATGATCTCGATCATCATGGTCAACACGTGGCGCGGCCTGCCGTTCTTCGGCATTTCGATCCTCGCGGGCCTGCAGACCATTCCCGTCGACCTGCACGAGTCGGCGACCATCGACGGCGCCGGCACCTGGGGCCGCTTCCGCTACGTCACGCTGCCGTCGCTCATGCCCGTGATCCTCATCGTCACCGTGTTCTCGATCGTCATCACCTTCTTCGACTTCCAGCTGGTCTACGTGCTCACCGGCGGCGGCCCCGCCAACTCCACGCACCTGATGGCCACCTACGCCTACAGCCTCAGCATGGGCGCGGGGCAGATGGGGCTCGGCTCCGCGGTGGCGCTCAGCATGGTGCCGGTGCTGGGGCTCCTGCTCGTGGCGCTCACCCTCTTCGTGCGCAAGGACTGA
- a CDS encoding extracellular solute-binding protein, whose translation MAKPAQSKATRRDFLKYAAAGAAGVAAGPFISRNAQAKPLQITFARESSYVKNFDVHFQNVMAPAYEKATGIKIEYQIQAAGGSAVPQLVSMVENKNGADLAWTQQEWLYRDALVDVSDIAEEVGKQQGGWYDEIKRLSIDKGKWKSVPQANIGQVMNYRRDWFDEVGANKFPDTWDEFLEVGTKLKAKGHPFGMSMGHGFADNYSWLYPLLWSYGVTVMDKDGKKVALDSSETAKAVEYVKELYKKACIEDCIGWLDPANNKAFLTSQISCTNNAYSIMVSAKRDLPEMGKVIDHGLNPKGPTGQRYHALVPVTHGVFAYSKDPQAAKDFMRWTMDPKQFRPWIASGDMYFAPYLHGFDKAPEWDIEPRVKPFQKVLETGKLTSWPAPANRQHGEVINRWIVIDMFTKAITGTPTKTAIAEAVSQIKTIYG comes from the coding sequence ATGGCAAAGCCCGCACAGTCGAAGGCCACTCGTCGTGATTTCCTGAAATATGCCGCCGCCGGGGCCGCAGGCGTTGCCGCGGGGCCCTTCATCTCCCGCAACGCCCAGGCCAAGCCGCTTCAGATCACGTTCGCGCGCGAAAGCTCCTACGTGAAGAACTTCGACGTGCACTTCCAGAACGTGATGGCGCCTGCCTACGAAAAGGCCACCGGCATCAAGATCGAGTACCAGATCCAGGCCGCCGGCGGCAGCGCGGTGCCCCAGCTGGTCTCGATGGTCGAGAACAAGAACGGCGCCGACCTGGCCTGGACTCAGCAGGAGTGGCTCTACCGCGACGCCCTGGTGGACGTGTCCGACATTGCCGAAGAAGTAGGCAAGCAGCAGGGCGGTTGGTACGACGAGATCAAGCGCCTGTCCATCGACAAGGGCAAGTGGAAGTCCGTGCCCCAGGCCAACATCGGCCAGGTGATGAACTACCGGAGGGATTGGTTCGACGAGGTCGGGGCCAATAAATTCCCCGATACCTGGGACGAGTTCCTGGAAGTCGGCACCAAGCTCAAGGCCAAGGGCCATCCGTTCGGGATGTCCATGGGTCACGGCTTTGCCGACAACTACTCCTGGCTCTACCCGCTCCTGTGGTCCTACGGCGTGACGGTCATGGACAAGGACGGCAAGAAGGTCGCGCTCGACAGCAGCGAGACCGCGAAGGCCGTGGAGTACGTGAAAGAGCTGTACAAGAAAGCCTGCATCGAAGACTGCATCGGGTGGCTGGACCCGGCCAACAACAAGGCCTTCCTGACCAGCCAGATCTCATGCACCAACAACGCCTACAGCATCATGGTCTCGGCCAAGCGCGACCTGCCGGAGATGGGCAAGGTGATCGACCACGGCCTCAATCCCAAGGGACCCACCGGCCAGCGCTACCACGCGCTCGTGCCCGTGACGCACGGCGTGTTCGCCTACAGCAAAGACCCGCAGGCAGCCAAGGATTTCATGCGCTGGACCATGGACCCGAAGCAGTTCCGCCCATGGATCGCCTCGGGCGATATGTATTTCGCCCCGTACCTGCACGGCTTCGACAAGGCGCCCGAGTGGGACATCGAGCCGCGCGTCAAGCCGTTCCAGAAGGTGCTGGAGACCGGCAAGCTCACGTCGTGGCCGGCGCCCGCCAACCGCCAGCACGGGGAGGTGATCAACCGCTGGATCGTGATCGACATGTTCACCAAGGCCATCACGGGCACGCCGACCAAGACCGCCATCGCGGAGGCCGTGTCGCAGATCAAGACCATCTACGGGTAG
- a CDS encoding LysE family translocator, with the protein MTSEQEVAFLLFAVAAAGTPGPSNLLLTATGANVGVVRGLPCLLGVTIGMGLMMFVVAFGLGSVVLTNHTVLRALNWIGAAFLLWLAWKIATAGRGGAAAGKKPVGFIGAAAFQWINPKSWLVCASAAGAYLNAGSGSALAQAMAFGALFILASLPCCFVWLAFGATTQRFLRTDRARRTFNIAMGVLLAGSVVLVVR; encoded by the coding sequence ATGACATCGGAACAGGAAGTCGCGTTCCTCCTCTTTGCGGTTGCCGCCGCGGGCACGCCGGGGCCGAGCAACCTCCTGCTGACGGCTACGGGCGCCAATGTCGGCGTCGTGCGCGGGCTGCCCTGCCTGCTCGGGGTCACCATCGGCATGGGGTTGATGATGTTCGTCGTGGCGTTCGGGCTGGGCAGCGTTGTCCTCACCAATCACACAGTGTTGCGGGCGCTCAACTGGATTGGCGCCGCCTTTCTGCTGTGGCTGGCCTGGAAGATCGCGACAGCGGGTCGCGGCGGCGCGGCAGCCGGGAAAAAGCCGGTCGGCTTTATCGGCGCGGCGGCGTTCCAGTGGATCAACCCGAAGTCCTGGCTGGTCTGCGCCAGTGCCGCGGGCGCCTACCTCAACGCCGGGTCCGGCAGCGCCCTCGCGCAGGCTATGGCGTTCGGCGCCTTGTTCATCCTGGCGTCCCTGCCCTGTTGCTTCGTGTGGCTCGCCTTCGGCGCCACCACGCAGCGATTCCTGCGCACCGACCGCGCCCGGCGGACGTTCAATATCGCCATGGGGGTGCTCCTGGCCGGATCAGTCGTCCTGGTCGTGCGGTAG
- a CDS encoding carbohydrate ABC transporter permease, whose translation MVGELTWQKRLLGLWLPLAGFLVVALFPFTWMAATSLKTNAELYDPKAMPLAIKHPSLVHYIDLLRETNFLVWVANTMLVAAIATAISLLLGAMLAYPLARMRFRGGALLAIAVAVTYLIPQTLLFVPMADLIGRMHLGNTLTAVMLTYPTLLVPFIAWLLMGYFKTVPKELEEQAMIDGASRWRAMTRIILPLCLPGFLSAGIFAFTLSQNEFLYALLFLSKSSVRTIPIGVVGELIRGDAFYWGQLMAGALLGSIPVALIYSFFVKYYVAGLTAGAVKG comes from the coding sequence ATGGTCGGCGAGCTGACCTGGCAGAAACGGCTCCTGGGTCTCTGGCTGCCGCTGGCGGGGTTCCTGGTGGTGGCGCTCTTCCCGTTCACCTGGATGGCGGCCACGTCGCTCAAGACCAACGCCGAGCTGTACGACCCCAAGGCCATGCCGCTGGCCATCAAGCACCCGTCGCTGGTCCACTACATCGATCTCCTCCGCGAGACCAACTTCCTGGTCTGGGTCGCCAACACGATGCTGGTGGCCGCGATCGCCACCGCCATCTCGCTCCTGCTCGGGGCCATGCTGGCCTACCCGCTCGCGCGCATGCGGTTTCGCGGCGGCGCGCTGCTGGCCATTGCCGTGGCCGTCACCTACCTGATTCCCCAGACACTCCTGTTCGTGCCCATGGCCGATCTCATCGGCCGGATGCACCTGGGCAATACGCTCACCGCCGTCATGCTGACCTATCCGACGCTACTCGTGCCCTTCATCGCGTGGCTCTTGATGGGCTACTTCAAGACGGTGCCGAAGGAATTGGAAGAGCAGGCCATGATCGACGGCGCCAGCCGCTGGCGCGCCATGACAAGGATCATCCTTCCCCTTTGCTTGCCCGGCTTCCTGTCCGCCGGCATCTTCGCCTTCACGCTGTCACAGAACGAGTTCCTCTACGCGCTCCTTTTCCTCAGCAAGTCGAGCGTGCGCACCATACCGATCGGCGTCGTGGGCGAGCTGATCCGCGGCGACGCCTTCTACTGGGGCCAGCTGATGGCCGGCGCGCTCCTGGGCTCTATTCCTGTTGCGCTCATCTATTCG
- a CDS encoding AraC family transcriptional regulator, with protein MQLLQAWFGGRGFDTHRHDTYAIGLTDAGVQAFDYRGVAQISTPGKVVVLHPDETHDGRAGSPDGFGYRIVYVAPALIHEAARAICGRPCALPFVREPVTVNQTLASTIEAAFRLGPEPLATDDLILSLAEALLDADPSCRGGARPIHLDGSAVARARKFLGAETTRVIRSSELEEVTGLTRYDLARQFRSAFGTSPYRYSLMRRLDRARAQLRRNRSLADVALAAGFADQAHLSRMFKHAFGVTPARYRALEANRPPVRGRCETP; from the coding sequence GTGCAGCTGCTCCAGGCCTGGTTCGGCGGACGTGGCTTCGACACGCATCGCCATGACACCTATGCCATCGGCCTGACCGACGCCGGCGTGCAGGCCTTCGACTATCGCGGCGTGGCCCAAATTAGCACGCCCGGCAAGGTCGTCGTGCTGCACCCCGACGAGACGCACGACGGCCGCGCCGGCTCGCCGGACGGCTTCGGCTATCGCATCGTCTACGTCGCGCCGGCGCTCATCCACGAGGCCGCTCGCGCCATCTGCGGGCGTCCCTGCGCACTGCCCTTCGTGCGCGAACCGGTGACCGTGAACCAGACCCTGGCGTCCACGATCGAGGCGGCGTTCCGGCTCGGCCCGGAGCCGTTGGCGACCGACGACCTGATCCTCAGTCTGGCCGAGGCGCTCCTCGACGCCGATCCGTCGTGCCGTGGGGGTGCCAGGCCGATCCACCTCGACGGCAGCGCGGTCGCACGAGCACGAAAGTTCCTCGGCGCGGAGACGACCCGCGTGATCCGGTCGTCCGAGCTGGAGGAGGTCACGGGGCTGACGCGATACGACCTCGCTCGGCAGTTCCGCTCGGCATTCGGCACCAGCCCATATCGCTATTCCCTGATGCGGCGTCTCGACCGGGCACGGGCGCAGCTGCGCCGGAACCGATCGCTGGCCGACGTGGCGCTCGCCGCCGGCTTCGCCGACCAGGCGCATCTCTCGCGGATGTTCAAGCACGCCTTCGGCGTCACCCCGGCGCGCTACCGCGCGCTAGAAGCTAACCGCCCGCCGGTCCGGGGGCGCTGCGAGACGCCGTGA